A single window of Methanoculleus oceani DNA harbors:
- a CDS encoding DUF1894 domain-containing protein translates to MGCLEALKPEIILSQASFKEAREYIKKNVRECHEVEPGYKIFDVHIIGVPPLYIGVEGEHLIFPYTKPCHGTFVVKVPGGEELARLRARKK, encoded by the coding sequence ATGGGCTGTCTTGAAGCGCTGAAACCCGAGATCATCCTCTCCCAGGCTTCATTTAAGGAGGCGCGGGAGTATATCAAGAAGAACGTCCGGGAATGCCACGAAGTCGAACCCGGCTACAAGATATTCGACGTCCACATCATCGGTGTCCCGCCGCTCTATATCGGCGTCGAGGGCGAACACCTGATCTTCCCCTACACCAAGCCCTGCCACGGGACGTTCGTGGTGAAGGTCCCGGGCGGCGAGGAGCTCGCGCGGCTGCGGGCGAGGAAGAAGTAA
- the cutA gene encoding divalent-cation tolerance protein CutA, which yields MVLPEFILVFCTAPAGEAGELAKALVDARLAACVNVTSVRSCFRWEGTVKSEPEQLLVIKTQHRLLDPLIARIRELHSYDLPEVIAIPIVGGYAPYLDWVREETA from the coding sequence ATGGTTCTCCCGGAATTTATTCTGGTCTTCTGCACCGCCCCTGCCGGCGAGGCGGGGGAACTCGCGAAAGCGCTCGTCGATGCCCGGCTGGCGGCCTGCGTGAACGTTACCAGTGTCCGGTCCTGCTTCCGGTGGGAGGGCACGGTCAAGAGCGAGCCCGAACAACTCCTGGTCATCAAGACACAGCACCGCCTGCTCGACCCCCTCATCGCGCGGATCCGGGAACTCCACAGTTACGACCTCCCCGAGGTCATCGCCATTCCCATCGTCGGCGGCTATGCCCCGTACCTTGACTGGGTCCGGGAGGAGACGGCCTGA
- the nifS gene encoding cysteine desulfurase NifS, whose translation MNDQDQRPIYMDHAATTFMKPEVIAAMVPYFSRYFGNPSSLYRFSSESRKGVEEARREVGAALGAGPDEIFFTAGGSEADNWAIKGAALANRGRGDHIVTSLIEHHAVLHTCGWLEKQGFSVTYLPVDEFGRVDPADVEDAITSKTILVSVMTANNEIGTVQPVAEIGRVAHDHGVLFHTDAVQAIGAVPIDVERMEIDLLSLSAHKFYGPKGAGALYIRRGTRIENLIHGGAQERGRRAGTENVPGIVGLGRAIALATADIEEHNRRIAAMRDRLVRGVLGSIPDARLNGHPTERLANNANFSFRYVEGESILLLLDARGICASTGSACSSASLEPSHVLLAIGLPHEEAHGSLRLTLGDANTEEDVDCVLEVLPDVIGRLRQISPLTPASARAPEAD comes from the coding sequence ATGAACGACCAGGATCAACGCCCCATATATATGGACCATGCGGCGACGACATTCATGAAACCAGAGGTCATCGCGGCGATGGTCCCGTATTTCTCCCGATACTTCGGCAACCCCTCGTCCCTCTACCGGTTCTCCAGCGAGTCCCGGAAGGGCGTTGAGGAGGCGCGCCGGGAGGTTGGAGCGGCTCTCGGGGCGGGGCCGGATGAGATCTTCTTCACCGCGGGCGGCAGCGAGGCCGACAACTGGGCGATCAAGGGGGCTGCTCTCGCGAACCGGGGGCGCGGCGACCATATCGTCACCTCCTTAATCGAGCACCACGCCGTCCTCCACACCTGCGGGTGGCTCGAGAAGCAGGGGTTCTCCGTCACCTACCTCCCTGTCGACGAGTTCGGCCGGGTGGACCCGGCCGACGTCGAGGACGCGATCACCTCAAAGACCATCCTCGTCTCGGTGATGACGGCGAACAACGAGATCGGGACTGTTCAGCCGGTCGCGGAGATCGGTCGGGTCGCGCACGACCACGGCGTCCTCTTCCACACCGACGCCGTCCAGGCGATCGGGGCGGTCCCGATCGACGTGGAGCGAATGGAGATCGACCTTCTCTCGCTCTCCGCGCACAAGTTCTACGGCCCCAAGGGGGCCGGAGCGCTCTATATCCGGCGGGGGACCCGCATCGAGAATCTGATCCACGGAGGCGCACAGGAGCGGGGCCGGCGGGCCGGGACCGAGAACGTCCCCGGCATCGTCGGGCTCGGGCGGGCGATCGCGCTCGCGACCGCCGATATCGAGGAGCACAACCGCAGGATCGCCGCGATGCGGGACCGGCTGGTCCGGGGGGTTCTCGGGTCGATCCCGGATGCCCGTTTGAACGGTCACCCGACCGAGCGGCTCGCAAACAACGCGAACTTCAGTTTCCGCTACGTCGAGGGCGAATCGATCCTGCTGCTGCTCGACGCCCGCGGGATCTGCGCCTCCACCGGGAGCGCCTGCTCCTCGGCGTCGCTGGAGCCGTCGCACGTGCTGCTCGCGATCGGGCTCCCCCACGAGGAGGCGCACGGCTCGCTCCGGCTGACGCTCGGCGACGCCAACACGGAAGAGGATGTCGACTGCGTTCTTGAAGTCCTCCCCGACGTGATCGGGCGGCTTCGGCAGATATCGCCGCTGACGCCTGCTTCCGCCCGGGCACCGGAGGCCGACTGA
- a CDS encoding Kelch repeat-containing protein, which translates to MANFFINISVTALCLIVAALLLVGTASAVGPMPPTAAFTGTPTTGPAPLTVQFTDTSAGWPSSWSWDFGDGGTSTERNPAHVYSSAGTYTVSLTVTNPDGSDTETRPDYITATSPPPEAAFSGTPTSGAPPLTVSFTDESTGDPSGWAWFFGDETYDQAWTQVNANPDWSKRRAHTAVVLPDGDIILMGGWASGGYQNDTWRSDNGGTTWTRMNASSGWTKRAEHTSVAMPDGSIVLMGGYTNVGGATRLNDTWRSTDKGATWTQVNASPGWTARTEHTSVAIGNSILLMGGTDSTLKNDVWRSTDNGATWTQVNANAGWTGRTDLTAVAMPDDSIVIMGGQSGGFRNDVWRSTDLGTTWTQMTENAGWSGRESHTAAVLPDGDILLMGGWASGGYQNDTWRSDDYGATWTQVNASPGWTARWGSTSVAMPNGSIVLMGGDDGAYTNDVWRLQTAGSTAENPTHTYTAAGTYSVALQAYNDDGYGSTRRTDYITVTPPPPEADFSGTPTSGTAPLTVSFTDDSTGAPTGWAWFFGDETYDQAWTQLPDAGWSGRSFPVAVTMPNGNVVLMGGFPITGDLTTGNDVWRSADNGATWTRVNASAGWTGRYGHTAVAVGDSIVLMGGFDSVGRKNDVWRSDDDGATWTRVNASAGWTPRHWHTSVALPDGSIVLMGGWDSTYLQVNDVWRSTDYGATWEEVATSGPIWTPREDHAAVTMPDGSIVLMGGYDGTRLNDVWRSDDGGATWTQQTEHAGWTARAFHTAVTMPDGSIVLMGGHDGAMKNDVWRSTDNGTTWEPLPDAGWDARYAHTSVVLPDGSILVMGGEDNGMIRLNDTWRLQPAGSTEENPSHVYDAPGTYTIALQAYNAGGYDSICEINYITVSAPVAPTAAFSGTPTSGTAPLAVDFTDASTGSPTVWTWDFGDGATSTEQNPAHTYAAAGTYTVNLTVGNAVGTDMLSRSGYITVTEPEPTQTPTPTPTRRPVYSGGGGGGSTGGPDGYNVGGDSAVSKVTVTGTGLEMLIVTGWKQSSPRTGIPPAPGTPYQYVDLVPARFEEITGANITFTVPAAWLEEHGFTPEEIVLYHYNGTAWEALPTWVVDAAGTTVTFRAATPGFSLFAITGIEQAGEVTIPTAAQTTVQAVAEPTATQTAAAPPGGPAPDFPLGTVALVAGVVLVLAAGGYLVRRWWMHRQNPALFRDYD; encoded by the coding sequence ATGGCAAATTTTTTCATAAACATTTCTGTGACGGCACTGTGCCTGATCGTTGCAGCCCTGCTGCTTGTCGGCACCGCAAGCGCTGTCGGACCGATGCCCCCGACGGCCGCGTTCACCGGCACGCCGACCACCGGCCCGGCGCCTCTCACGGTGCAGTTCACCGATACTTCAGCAGGGTGGCCGAGCTCATGGTCCTGGGATTTCGGCGACGGCGGGACCTCGACTGAGCGGAACCCCGCGCACGTCTATTCCTCCGCCGGAACCTACACGGTCAGCCTGACGGTCACCAACCCGGATGGATCGGACACGGAAACCAGGCCCGATTACATCACGGCCACCTCTCCCCCGCCGGAAGCAGCCTTCAGCGGCACCCCGACGTCCGGGGCCCCACCCCTGACCGTCTCCTTCACCGACGAATCGACCGGCGACCCGAGCGGGTGGGCGTGGTTCTTCGGCGACGAGACCTACGATCAGGCATGGACGCAGGTGAATGCGAATCCCGATTGGTCGAAACGACGAGCCCATACGGCGGTCGTACTGCCGGACGGGGACATCATACTCATGGGCGGTTGGGCATCCGGAGGTTATCAAAACGACACGTGGCGGTCGGACAATGGCGGCACAACCTGGACGCGGATGAACGCGAGTTCCGGGTGGACGAAAAGAGCCGAACACACCAGCGTCGCGATGCCGGACGGAAGCATCGTACTCATGGGCGGTTATACCAACGTCGGTGGCGCCACCAGATTGAACGACACCTGGCGGTCGACAGATAAGGGCGCAACCTGGACACAGGTGAACGCGAGTCCCGGGTGGACGGCAAGAACCGAGCACACCAGCGTCGCGATAGGCAACAGCATCCTGCTCATGGGCGGTACTGACAGCACCCTTAAGAACGATGTGTGGCGGTCGACCGACAATGGCGCAACATGGACGCAAGTGAACGCGAATGCCGGGTGGACGGGAAGAACCGACCTTACAGCGGTCGCGATGCCGGACGACAGCATCGTAATCATGGGCGGTCAGAGCGGCGGATTTAGGAACGACGTGTGGCGGTCGACCGATCTCGGCACAACCTGGACGCAGATGACCGAGAATGCGGGGTGGTCGGGAAGAGAGAGCCATACGGCGGCCGTGCTGCCGGACGGGGACATCCTGCTCATGGGCGGTTGGGCATCCGGAGGTTATCAAAACGACACGTGGCGGTCGGACGATTACGGCGCAACATGGACGCAGGTGAACGCGAGTCCCGGGTGGACGGCACGATGGGGCTCCACTAGCGTCGCGATGCCGAACGGCAGCATCGTACTCATGGGCGGCGATGACGGCGCCTATACGAACGACGTGTGGCGGCTCCAGACCGCAGGCTCGACGGCAGAGAACCCCACGCACACCTATACCGCCGCGGGCACCTACTCGGTGGCGCTGCAGGCGTACAACGACGACGGCTATGGCAGCACGCGACGGACCGATTACATCACGGTCACCCCTCCTCCACCGGAAGCAGACTTCAGCGGCACCCCGACGTCCGGCACTGCGCCCCTGACCGTATCCTTCACCGACGACTCCACCGGCGCCCCGACCGGGTGGGCGTGGTTCTTCGGCGACGAGACCTACGATCAGGCATGGACGCAGTTGCCCGACGCCGGGTGGTCGGGGCGGAGTTTCCCTGTGGCGGTCACGATGCCGAATGGGAACGTCGTACTCATGGGCGGTTTTCCTATCACCGGCGACCTTACGACCGGGAACGACGTGTGGCGGTCAGCCGATAACGGCGCAACCTGGACACGGGTGAACGCGAGTGCCGGGTGGACGGGGCGATACGGTCATACGGCGGTCGCGGTCGGCGACAGCATCGTCCTCATGGGCGGTTTTGACAGCGTTGGCCGTAAGAACGATGTATGGCGGTCGGACGATGACGGCGCAACGTGGACGCGGGTGAACGCGAGTGCCGGGTGGACCCCAAGACACTGGCACACCAGCGTTGCGCTGCCGGACGGAAGCATCGTACTCATGGGAGGTTGGGACAGCACCTATCTCCAGGTGAACGATGTCTGGCGGTCGACCGATTACGGCGCGACGTGGGAGGAAGTTGCGACGAGTGGCCCCATCTGGACGCCAAGAGAGGACCACGCGGCGGTCACGATGCCGGACGGGAGCATCGTCCTCATGGGGGGTTATGACGGCACCCGGTTGAACGACGTGTGGCGGTCGGACGATGGCGGCGCGACGTGGACGCAGCAGACCGAGCACGCCGGGTGGACGGCACGGGCCTTCCATACGGCCGTCACGATGCCGGACGGGAGCATCGTCCTCATGGGCGGACATGACGGAGCCATGAAGAACGACGTGTGGCGGTCGACCGATAACGGCACAACCTGGGAACCGTTGCCCGACGCCGGGTGGGATGCAAGATACGCTCACACCAGCGTCGTGCTGCCGGACGGGAGCATCCTCGTGATGGGCGGTGAGGACAACGGCATGATCCGTCTGAACGATACGTGGCGGCTCCAGCCCGCAGGATCGACAGAAGAGAACCCGTCGCATGTGTATGATGCTCCGGGTACCTATACGATAGCGTTGCAGGCATACAATGCCGGTGGGTACGACAGCATATGCGAGATCAATTACATCACGGTCTCGGCCCCCGTCGCCCCAACGGCAGCCTTCAGCGGCACCCCTACCTCCGGCACAGCGCCCCTGGCCGTTGACTTCACCGACGCCTCGACCGGTTCGCCCACGGTATGGACCTGGGACTTCGGCGACGGCGCAACCTCGACCGAGCAGAACCCGGCCCACACCTACGCTGCCGCCGGGACCTACACGGTCAACCTCACGGTCGGTAACGCGGTAGGCACCGATATGCTCTCCCGGAGCGGGTATATCACGGTTACGGAGCCGGAGCCGACGCAGACCCCCACCCCCACCCCGACCCGCAGGCCGGTCTACAGCGGCGGTGGCGGCGGCGGCTCAACGGGCGGACCGGACGGATATAACGTGGGTGGCGACTCCGCCGTGAGCAAGGTCACCGTCACCGGCACCGGGCTTGAGATGCTCATCGTCACCGGCTGGAAGCAGTCCTCCCCGAGGACCGGGATCCCCCCGGCGCCGGGAACCCCGTATCAGTACGTCGACCTGGTGCCGGCCCGGTTTGAGGAGATCACCGGCGCGAATATCACCTTCACCGTCCCGGCCGCGTGGCTGGAGGAGCATGGATTCACCCCTGAAGAGATCGTGCTCTACCACTACAACGGCACGGCGTGGGAAGCGCTCCCGACGTGGGTCGTGGATGCCGCCGGGACGACGGTCACCTTCAGGGCCGCGACCCCCGGGTTCTCCCTCTTCGCGATCACCGGGATCGAGCAGGCCGGTGAAGTGACGATCCCGACAGCGGCACAGACCACCGTACAGGCGGTCGCAGAGCCCACCGCAACGCAGACCGCAGCCGCTCCGCCCGGCGGGCCGGCGCCGGACTTCCCGCTCGGGACCGTCGCCCTTGTCGCCGGAGTCGTCCTGGTGCTCGCCGCCGGGGGCTACCTGGTCCGGCGGTGGTGGATGCACCGGCAGAACCCGGCGCTCTTCCGGGACTACGATTGA
- a CDS encoding Kelch repeat-containing protein — translation MDDRRKNIPPMALCLFIAVLLLIGTASAAAPEAAFGGTPTSGVVPLTVDFTDQSTGDPDGRAWFFGDETYGEAWTEQTGNAGWSERYSHTTVAMPNGSIVLMGGGKTGVPSLYENDTWVSHDYGTTWTLVNASSGWGARLDHTAVVIGDSIVLMGGKSGVTFLNDTWVSHDCGATWTEVNASAGWSARYCHTSVALPDGSILLMGGSNGTYLNDTWVSHDYGTTWEEVNGSSGWSARSSSRAVAIDSSIVLIGGFDASGHVNDVWRSTDGGATWTLATEHAGWEARDGYTAVAMPDGSIVLMGGGDAYPYKNDVWRSTDGGAAWTQLPNGGWSARIYHTSVAMPDGSILLMGGYNGPTYLNDVWRLDPVGSTEQNPSHIYTATGTYTVALQVFNGDGYNSTREINYITVEAPVAPTAAFSADLTSGPAPLTVQFTDSSTDIPTGWAWFFGDETYEEPWTQVNESAGWPGRYVYTAVTMPDGSILLMGGHGDTYLHDVWRSTDGGATWTLATGNAGWSARTGHTSVVLPDGSIVLMGGHHGPSLNDTWRSTDGGVHWDLLPNTGWPARDGHTSVVLPDESIVLMGGSNSTTRFNDVWRSHDGGATWTQQTGNAGWPARTYHTSVVMPDGSIVLMGGWNGTYRNDVWRSEDGGATWTQQTGNAGWGARAIHSSVAMPDGSILLMGGDDGYNYNNDVWRSTDYGATWTRVDESADWSGRYGHTAVVLPDGSVVLIGGKSGSVYMNDIWRFDPVGSSEQNPTHEYAASGTYSVALQAYNAAGYGSTREVNYITVTSSDVPTAAFSGTPTSGTAPLIVQFTDASTGSPMAWNWSFGDGEWFNTTSAAEKSPTHTYASAGTYTVNLTVGNLGGDDTHSEAGYVTVTAPTPTPGPIYDSGGDSPTVTPVQTPTTVEMSVGGNSPVSKVSVTGTGIGGLTVTGTVQSLPGIVYEYFSLVPARYTTITAATITFSVPAAWLEEHGLSAEDIVLYHHNGAAWTALPTTAGATENGQVTFTATSPGFSLFAICGVEQAGAVITPTAATTTSRAVAEPTAEQTTAVLPQPAPEFPLPMIALVTGAVLVLAGAGYLIRRWWMRRQNPALFRNYD, via the coding sequence ATGGATGATCGTCGAAAGAACATTCCCCCAATGGCGCTGTGCCTGTTCATTGCAGTCCTCCTGCTCATCGGCACCGCGAGCGCCGCCGCCCCGGAAGCGGCGTTTGGCGGCACGCCGACCTCCGGCGTCGTACCCCTGACCGTAGACTTCACCGACCAATCGACCGGCGATCCGGATGGCCGGGCGTGGTTCTTCGGCGACGAGACCTACGGCGAAGCCTGGACGGAGCAGACCGGCAATGCCGGGTGGTCTGAGCGGTACAGTCATACGACGGTCGCGATGCCGAACGGCAGCATCGTCCTCATGGGTGGTGGGAAGACTGGTGTGCCTAGCCTCTATGAAAACGACACGTGGGTGTCACACGATTATGGCACGACGTGGACGCTGGTGAACGCAAGTTCCGGGTGGGGGGCACGCCTGGACCATACGGCGGTCGTGATCGGTGATAGTATCGTACTCATGGGCGGTAAGAGCGGTGTCACCTTCCTGAACGACACGTGGGTGTCGCACGACTGCGGCGCAACATGGACCGAGGTGAACGCGAGTGCCGGGTGGTCGGCACGCTACTGTCACACCAGTGTCGCACTGCCGGACGGGAGCATCCTGCTCATGGGCGGTTCTAACGGCACCTACCTGAACGACACGTGGGTGTCACACGATTACGGCACAACGTGGGAGGAGGTGAACGGGAGCTCCGGGTGGTCAGCACGCTCATCCTCTAGAGCGGTCGCGATAGACAGCAGCATCGTACTCATAGGCGGTTTTGACGCCAGCGGCCACGTGAACGATGTGTGGCGCTCGACCGACGGCGGAGCCACATGGACACTGGCGACCGAGCATGCCGGGTGGGAGGCAAGAGATGGCTATACCGCGGTCGCGATGCCGGATGGCAGCATCGTACTCATGGGTGGTGGGGATGCTTACCCCTATAAAAACGACGTGTGGCGGTCGACCGATGGCGGAGCCGCATGGACGCAGCTGCCGAATGGCGGGTGGTCGGCAAGAATCTATCACACCAGCGTCGCGATGCCGGACGGGAGCATCCTGCTCATGGGTGGTTATAATGGCCCTACCTACCTGAACGACGTGTGGCGGCTCGACCCCGTGGGCTCGACGGAACAGAACCCGTCGCACATCTATACCGCTACGGGCACCTACACGGTAGCATTGCAGGTGTTCAACGGCGACGGGTACAACAGTACGCGCGAGATCAATTACATCACGGTTGAGGCCCCGGTTGCCCCGACAGCAGCGTTCAGCGCCGACCTGACGTCCGGTCCAGCACCGCTGACCGTGCAGTTCACTGACTCTTCGACCGACATACCGACCGGCTGGGCATGGTTCTTCGGCGATGAGACGTACGAGGAGCCGTGGACGCAGGTGAACGAGAGTGCCGGGTGGCCGGGGCGGTATGTCTATACGGCGGTCACGATGCCGGACGGAAGCATCCTCCTCATGGGCGGTCATGGCGACACCTACTTGCACGACGTATGGCGGTCGACCGACGGCGGAGCCACGTGGACGCTGGCGACCGGTAACGCCGGGTGGTCGGCAAGAACCGGCCACACCAGCGTCGTGCTGCCGGACGGAAGCATCGTACTCATGGGCGGTCATCACGGCCCCTCATTGAATGACACGTGGCGGTCGACCGACGGCGGCGTTCACTGGGACCTGCTACCGAATACCGGGTGGCCGGCAAGAGATGGACATACCAGCGTCGTGCTGCCGGACGAGAGCATTGTACTCATGGGCGGTTCTAACAGCACCACCCGATTTAACGACGTGTGGCGGTCACACGATGGCGGCGCAACCTGGACGCAACAGACCGGCAATGCCGGGTGGCCGGCAAGAACCTATCACACCAGCGTCGTGATGCCGGACGGGAGCATCGTCCTCATGGGCGGTTGGAACGGCACCTACAGGAACGACGTGTGGCGGTCGGAAGATGGCGGCGCAACCTGGACGCAACAGACCGGTAACGCCGGGTGGGGAGCAAGGGCCATTCACAGCAGCGTCGCGATGCCGGACGGAAGCATCCTGCTCATGGGCGGTGATGACGGCTATAACTATAATAACGACGTGTGGCGTTCGACCGATTACGGCGCAACGTGGACGCGGGTGGACGAGAGTGCCGACTGGTCGGGGCGGTATGGACATACGGCGGTCGTGCTGCCGGACGGCAGCGTCGTACTCATTGGCGGCAAGAGCGGTTCCGTTTATATGAACGATATATGGCGGTTCGACCCCGTGGGCTCGTCGGAACAGAACCCCACGCACGAATACGCCGCTTCGGGCACCTACTCGGTAGCACTGCAGGCATACAATGCCGCCGGGTACGGCAGTACGCGCGAGGTCAATTACATCACGGTTACCTCCTCTGATGTTCCGACAGCAGCCTTCAGCGGTACGCCGACGTCCGGCACCGCACCCCTGATCGTGCAATTCACCGACGCCTCAACCGGTTCGCCCATGGCATGGAACTGGTCGTTTGGGGACGGCGAGTGGTTCAACACCACGAGCGCGGCGGAGAAAAGCCCCACGCACACCTATGCCTCTGCCGGGACCTACACGGTCAACCTGACGGTCGGCAACCTGGGAGGAGACGACACGCACTCCGAGGCAGGGTACGTCACGGTCACGGCCCCGACGCCGACCCCCGGGCCGATCTACGACAGCGGCGGCGACAGCCCGACGGTCACCCCCGTGCAGACCCCCACCACCGTCGAAATGAGCGTGGGCGGGAACTCGCCCGTGAGCAAAGTCAGCGTCACCGGCACCGGGATCGGCGGGCTCACCGTCACCGGCACGGTGCAGTCCCTGCCGGGCATCGTATACGAGTACTTCAGCCTCGTGCCTGCCCGGTACACAACCATCACCGCGGCAACGATCACCTTCTCCGTCCCGGCCGCGTGGCTCGAGGAGCACGGCCTCTCGGCGGAGGATATCGTGCTTTACCATCATAACGGCGCGGCGTGGACCGCCCTGCCGACGACGGCCGGGGCCACCGAAAACGGGCAGGTCACCTTCACGGCAACGAGCCCCGGGTTCTCCCTCTTCGCGATCTGCGGAGTCGAGCAGGCGGGTGCGGTTATTACGCCAACTGCAGCGACGACGACGTCGCGTGCGGTCGCAGAACCCACCGCGGAGCAGACCACGGCCGTGCTGCCCCAACCGGCGCCAGAATTCCCGCTTCCGATGATCGCCCTTGTCACCGGGGCCGTCCTGGTGCTGGCCGGGGCCGGATACCTGATCCGGCGCTGGTGGATGCGGCGGCAGAACCCGGCGCTCTTCCGGAATTACGACTGA
- the fdhD gene encoding formate dehydrogenase accessory sulfurtransferase FdhD: MEIVCRAGIQVTGDGARTVHDDIIVEDHVRLFLNGEYLTTLVASPDRLDDLGAGFIVCEGLADGIDSVVVSGKDVHIAAPIKKDIRLEVESSGGYRVLGEPKGVASSITVTADGIRAVTAAIESDTWRRTGGVHCSVLFCDGELVTRACDVGRHNTVDKVVGYAALRGLDRSTCILGCTGRQPAGMVAKAANAGIPIVVSRAATTDRGILTAERAGLTLVGFSRGERFTIYTHPERVPEVLKQLEKTQP, from the coding sequence ATGGAGATCGTCTGCCGCGCCGGGATCCAGGTGACGGGCGACGGTGCGCGCACCGTCCACGACGACATCATCGTCGAGGACCATGTCCGGCTCTTTTTGAACGGCGAGTACCTCACGACCCTGGTGGCGAGCCCCGACCGCCTGGACGATCTCGGGGCCGGGTTTATCGTCTGCGAGGGGCTGGCGGACGGGATCGACTCAGTGGTGGTATCGGGGAAGGACGTGCACATTGCCGCCCCGATCAAAAAGGACATCCGGCTCGAGGTGGAGTCGTCCGGCGGTTACCGCGTGCTCGGCGAGCCTAAAGGGGTTGCCTCGTCGATCACGGTCACGGCGGACGGCATCCGTGCGGTCACGGCGGCGATCGAGTCCGATACCTGGCGGAGAACCGGCGGCGTCCACTGCTCGGTCCTCTTCTGCGACGGCGAACTCGTCACCCGGGCCTGCGATGTCGGCAGGCACAACACCGTCGACAAGGTCGTGGGCTACGCGGCCCTCCGGGGGCTCGACCGGTCGACCTGCATCCTCGGGTGCACCGGGAGGCAGCCGGCGGGGATGGTGGCGAAGGCGGCGAACGCGGGTATCCCGATCGTCGTCTCCCGCGCCGCCACGACCGACCGGGGTATCCTCACGGCAGAGCGCGCGGGTCTCACCCTGGTCGGTTTCTCGCGGGGTGAGCGGTTCACCATCTACACGCACCCGGAACGTGTGCCCGAAGTCCTCAAACAACTGGAGAAGACTCAACCATGA
- a CDS encoding DUF1890 domain-containing protein, producing MTENNEKTALILLGCPQVPVQTSLALYLVHGLKQRDIRPVIAGTTAARKLMEVADPGRYYVSEMTDLDDTIDEITGKQRDFDLCFVFIHNDSGIAYAGTMAYISKARLYTLLFGEHAEELAGEIEFPCEVVAAKAVHNPMPLKRKLDEVMQWAVLKR from the coding sequence ATGACGGAAAACAACGAAAAGACCGCACTGATCCTGCTCGGGTGCCCGCAGGTGCCCGTCCAGACGAGCCTGGCGCTTTATCTGGTGCATGGCCTGAAGCAGCGGGACATCCGGCCGGTGATTGCCGGGACGACGGCGGCACGGAAACTGATGGAGGTGGCCGACCCGGGCCGGTACTACGTTTCGGAGATGACCGATCTCGACGACACTATCGACGAGATCACGGGAAAACAACGAGATTTCGACCTCTGCTTCGTCTTCATCCACAACGATTCCGGGATCGCCTACGCAGGTACTATGGCCTACATCTCAAAGGCACGGCTGTATACGCTCCTCTTCGGGGAGCACGCGGAAGAACTTGCCGGCGAGATCGAGTTCCCCTGCGAGGTTGTCGCGGCAAAGGCCGTGCACAACCCCATGCCGCTGAAGCGGAAACTCGACGAGGTGATGCAATGGGCTGTCTTGAAGCGCTGA